The Mycolicibacterium mageritense genome contains a region encoding:
- a CDS encoding YoaK family protein → MPVASPVSERSTVAALLLLTFATGLVDAVSVLVLGHVFVANMTGNVIFLGFWFVPHSGVDLMAAVVAFAGFVSGTVVGGRLARHLDHDVRTWLTVALSVEVVVLVTLSILAGTGVLDYHNNTKLILIAGLAVAFGIQNATARQFGIQELSTTVLTQTIVGIGFDSRLAGGAGDREKLRYGVVATMLCGAVVGATMTLFTVAPVIALAASAVTAAGLIFRYGVPPGEHPSAEKR, encoded by the coding sequence ATGCCCGTCGCATCGCCGGTGTCCGAACGGTCGACCGTGGCCGCTCTGCTGCTCCTGACGTTCGCGACGGGCTTGGTCGACGCGGTCAGCGTCCTGGTGCTGGGCCACGTGTTCGTCGCGAACATGACGGGCAACGTCATCTTCCTGGGCTTCTGGTTCGTGCCGCATTCCGGCGTCGATCTCATGGCGGCCGTGGTGGCGTTCGCCGGGTTCGTGTCCGGCACGGTGGTCGGTGGCCGGCTCGCACGCCATCTCGACCACGATGTCCGCACCTGGCTGACCGTCGCGCTCAGCGTGGAAGTCGTTGTTCTGGTGACGCTTTCGATACTTGCGGGCACGGGTGTGCTCGACTACCACAACAACACGAAATTGATCCTGATCGCTGGGCTGGCCGTGGCGTTCGGCATCCAGAATGCCACCGCGCGCCAGTTCGGCATTCAGGAACTCAGCACCACGGTGCTCACCCAGACGATCGTCGGGATCGGCTTCGACAGCAGGCTCGCCGGCGGTGCGGGCGACCGGGAGAAGCTGCGTTACGGCGTGGTCGCCACCATGTTGTGCGGGGCCGTCGTCGGCGCCACCATGACCTTGTTCACCGTCGCACCGGTGATCGCACTGGCGGCGTCAGCTGTCACGGCCGCCGGCTTGATCTTCCGGTACGGAGTCCCACCAGGCGAGCACCCGAGCGCCGAAAAACGTTAG
- a CDS encoding MCE family protein produces MLLTRFIKMQLVIFTVLTLIALVVLGLLYLRLPTWAGIGMYNLNAELPNSAGLYKTANVTYRGTTVGKVTSVEPTENGARIEMDIYNRYKVPTDATANVHSVSAVGEQFIDLISEGDAKTYFKPGETIRKGSVPAEVGPALDAAENGLSVLPKEKIGTLLDEAAKAFGGLGPSLQRLVDSTQAIASDFKDNLDPVNDIIENSGPIIDSQVNSGDAISRWAANLNTLAAQSAQNDSALRSGIQQAAPTADQLNAVFSDVRESLPQTLANLEIVIDMLKRYNKNVEQVLVVLPQGASIAQTATIFAPEGLLHFGLGINMPPPCLTGFLPASEWRAPADTTTAPLPSGLYCKIPKDAQNAVRGARNYPCADVPGKRAATPIECRGNEPYQPLGTNPWYGDPNQIVNCPAPGARCDQPVDPGRVIPAPSVNTGLNPLPASMLPPPEVGGSAPTSDPLTAPRGGSVTCSGQQPNPCIYTPAAGSTATYSPSSGEVVGPGGVKYSVTNSNNPGDDGWKEMLAPAS; encoded by the coding sequence ATGCTTCTGACCCGATTCATCAAGATGCAGCTCGTGATCTTCACGGTGCTGACGCTGATCGCACTGGTGGTGCTCGGTCTGCTCTACCTGCGGCTGCCCACCTGGGCAGGCATCGGCATGTACAACCTCAATGCCGAGTTGCCCAACTCGGCGGGTCTGTACAAGACGGCCAACGTCACCTACCGCGGTACCACCGTCGGCAAGGTGACGTCGGTCGAGCCGACCGAGAACGGCGCCCGGATCGAGATGGACATCTACAACCGGTACAAGGTGCCGACCGACGCGACCGCCAACGTGCACTCGGTGTCGGCGGTCGGTGAGCAGTTCATCGACCTGATCTCCGAGGGAGACGCGAAGACGTACTTCAAGCCGGGGGAGACGATCCGCAAGGGCTCGGTCCCGGCTGAGGTCGGTCCCGCGCTCGACGCCGCGGAGAACGGTCTGTCGGTGTTGCCGAAGGAGAAGATCGGCACTCTGCTCGACGAGGCCGCCAAGGCCTTCGGTGGGCTGGGGCCGTCATTGCAGCGCCTGGTCGATTCGACTCAGGCGATCGCGAGCGACTTCAAGGACAACCTCGATCCGGTCAACGACATCATCGAGAACTCGGGCCCGATCATCGACAGCCAGGTGAATTCGGGTGACGCGATCTCGCGGTGGGCGGCCAACCTGAACACGCTCGCGGCACAGAGCGCACAGAACGATTCGGCGCTGCGCAGCGGCATCCAGCAGGCCGCGCCGACCGCCGATCAGCTCAACGCCGTATTCAGCGATGTGAGGGAATCGTTGCCGCAGACGCTGGCGAACCTCGAGATCGTCATCGACATGCTCAAGCGGTACAACAAGAACGTCGAGCAGGTTCTGGTGGTGCTCCCGCAGGGGGCGTCGATCGCCCAGACCGCGACGATCTTCGCGCCCGAAGGCCTGCTGCACTTCGGTCTCGGCATCAACATGCCGCCGCCGTGTCTGACGGGCTTCCTGCCGGCCTCGGAGTGGCGGGCACCCGCCGACACCACGACGGCTCCGCTGCCGTCGGGCCTGTACTGCAAGATCCCCAAGGATGCGCAGAACGCGGTCCGTGGCGCGCGTAACTACCCGTGTGCCGACGTGCCGGGCAAGCGTGCCGCGACGCCGATCGAGTGCCGCGGGAACGAGCCGTATCAGCCGCTGGGCACCAACCCGTGGTACGGCGACCCGAACCAGATCGTCAACTGCCCGGCTCCCGGCGCCCGTTGCGATCAGCCTGTCGATCCGGGCCGGGTGATTCCGGCGCCGTCGGTGAATACTGGATTGAACCCGTTGCCGGCGAGCATGCTGCCTCCTCCGGAGGTGGGCGGTTCGGCGCCGACCAGCGATCCGCTGACCGCACCTCGCGGTGGCAGTGTGACGTGCAGTGGACAACAACCCAACCCCTGCATCTACACTCCGGCAGCAGGCTCGACCGCTACCTATAGCCCGTCCAGTGGCGAGGTGGTCGGTCCCGGCGGTGTGAAGTACTCCGTCACCAACTCGAATAACCCAGGAGATGACGGATGGAAGGAGATGCTGGCGCCAGCCAGCTGA
- a CDS encoding mammalian cell entry protein, producing the protein MSEQPEETETTAVEPEATVAAEKPRRGWRLFGRGRKAEPVDAEPEADPVDAAATTGPSPEARPKPRPVGKGRRGAVSEAADEPAADAPAADEAAEDEPADDEKLEDTGESTDEPEEPAADDSVVEAAAEETGDEAVTEGEASEEEAPEEEAKAPVLVPFRPAGKRLTYAAVGAAVLFVGAGAFAGAMAQPYLADRALVDTKLQVAQTSADAITTLWTYTPDNIDTLPDRAQRFLSNDFSNQYRTFIDSIAPTNKQAQISNNTQVMGTAVESISPTEATAIVYTNSVSTSPVTKNVPSLRYLSYRVSLVRDGSGWRITKMPALTQLDLSPQL; encoded by the coding sequence ATGTCGGAGCAGCCCGAGGAAACCGAGACCACGGCGGTCGAGCCCGAAGCCACCGTGGCGGCCGAGAAGCCGCGTCGTGGTTGGCGCTTGTTCGGGCGGGGCCGCAAAGCGGAACCCGTCGATGCGGAGCCCGAGGCGGATCCGGTCGACGCTGCGGCCACCACCGGACCGTCACCCGAGGCCCGCCCGAAGCCGCGGCCCGTCGGCAAGGGGCGCCGCGGTGCGGTTTCCGAAGCCGCTGACGAGCCAGCCGCTGACGCGCCAGCCGCTGACGAGGCGGCCGAGGATGAGCCGGCTGACGATGAAAAGCTCGAGGACACCGGCGAATCGACGGATGAGCCCGAAGAACCGGCCGCTGACGACTCGGTAGTCGAAGCTGCCGCCGAGGAGACCGGCGACGAGGCGGTCACCGAAGGCGAGGCTTCGGAGGAAGAAGCTCCGGAAGAAGAGGCAAAGGCCCCGGTCCTGGTGCCGTTCCGTCCGGCAGGTAAGCGGCTGACGTATGCGGCCGTGGGTGCGGCGGTGCTCTTCGTCGGGGCGGGAGCGTTCGCCGGTGCGATGGCGCAGCCGTATCTCGCGGACCGGGCCCTCGTTGACACCAAACTGCAAGTGGCGCAAACGTCTGCCGATGCCATCACGACGTTGTGGACCTACACGCCGGACAACATCGACACACTGCCCGACCGCGCCCAGCGGTTCCTGTCCAACGACTTCTCCAACCAGTACCGCACATTCATCGATTCGATCGCCCCCACCAACAAGCAGGCCCAGATCTCGAACAACACCCAGGTGATGGGTACCGCGGTCGAGTCGATCAGCCCCACGGAGGCCACCGCGATCGTCTACACCAACTCGGTGTCGACGAGCCCGGTGACCAAGAACGTTCCGTCGTTGCGGTATCTGTCCTATCGCGTCAGCCTGGTACGTGACGGCAGTGGCTGGCGGATCACCAAGATGCCGGCGCTCACCCAACTGGACCTGTCACCGCAGCTGTAG
- a CDS encoding RDD family protein, whose product MTAVLDSTDLQTTEESAESSVRLASWPARAGAFSIDVLPGVAVIVTLALLAWTAPLYGWLWWVYAATALVVLLAMLINRVWTVTGWSVGRAVFGIRVVSSAGDAGVVRLLLRELAHLLDTAALFIGWLWPLWDSRNRTFADLLTRTEVHQVEPPDNNVRRRAAIVLVAAAVLSSAAAGLGYFAVYRQDQAVHQAREQITNDGPRIVEQLLSYSVDSIDKDFAHAQSLATENYRPQLVAQQDAVKKNNPTNNDYWAVSSALLPGATQTHATMLLAMQGQRGIDPNDLKFITATVQVDFRKIDGQWQVDNLTVLKKPVMNGAGQ is encoded by the coding sequence GTGACGGCTGTGTTGGACTCGACTGACCTGCAGACCACCGAGGAGAGCGCGGAGTCCTCGGTGCGGCTGGCGTCGTGGCCCGCGCGGGCGGGCGCGTTCTCGATCGACGTGCTGCCCGGGGTCGCGGTGATCGTCACGCTGGCCCTGCTGGCATGGACGGCTCCCCTGTACGGCTGGCTGTGGTGGGTGTACGCGGCGACTGCGCTCGTGGTGCTCCTGGCCATGCTGATCAACCGGGTGTGGACGGTCACGGGTTGGTCGGTCGGCCGAGCGGTATTCGGTATCCGGGTGGTTTCGTCGGCCGGAGACGCCGGCGTGGTGCGTCTGCTGCTGCGTGAACTCGCGCATCTGCTGGATACCGCTGCGCTGTTCATCGGCTGGTTGTGGCCGTTGTGGGACTCCCGTAACCGCACCTTCGCCGATCTGCTGACCCGCACCGAGGTGCACCAGGTCGAGCCACCGGACAACAACGTGCGCCGCCGTGCCGCGATCGTGCTGGTGGCGGCCGCGGTGCTGAGTTCGGCGGCGGCCGGGTTGGGCTACTTCGCGGTGTACCGGCAGGACCAGGCGGTGCACCAGGCCCGCGAGCAGATCACCAACGACGGACCGCGAATCGTCGAACAATTGCTGAGCTACAGCGTCGACTCCATCGACAAGGATTTCGCCCACGCACAGTCGCTGGCCACCGAGAACTATCGTCCCCAGCTGGTTGCGCAGCAGGACGCGGTGAAGAAGAACAATCCGACCAACAACGACTACTGGGCGGTGAGCAGTGCACTGCTGCCCGGAGCGACCCAGACCCACGCCACCATGCTGTTGGCGATGCAGGGACAGCGGGGCATCGATCCCAACGATCTCAAGTTCATCACCGCGACGGTGCAGGTCGACTTCCGCAAGATCGACGGGCAGTGGCAGGTCGACAACCTGACGGTGCTCAAGAAGCCCGTGATGAACGGGGCGGGACAATGA
- a CDS encoding virulence factor Mce family protein gives MSKWSRIGRRIGVLSVAALVLTSCGQWRGVANVPLPGGPGTESGHTTLYVQMPETLALNANSRVRVRDVFVGRVRKIELVNWVPTLTLDLEPGVELPKNTLAKIGQTSLLGSQHIELNPPDEGPSKEMLRSGDTIPLAQSSAYPTIERTLAGISGILTGGGIPNIEVIQTEVFNILNGRGDQIREFLGRLDTFTDELNQQRDDISRAIDSTDRLLNIVAQRNDTLDRVLTEFPPLIQHFADTRDLFADAVTALGRLSAAADETLSGTNANLHTNLQNLQRPLKQLSRAAPYLVGALKLLLTVPFNIDNIPKAIRGDYINVSLNLDLTLSSVDNALLSGTGVSGMLRALEQAWGRDPNTMIPDVRFTPNPHDVPGGPLVERGE, from the coding sequence ATGAGTAAGTGGAGTCGCATCGGACGCCGCATCGGCGTGCTGTCCGTTGCCGCGCTCGTACTGACCTCGTGTGGTCAGTGGCGGGGCGTCGCGAACGTGCCGCTGCCCGGCGGTCCTGGCACGGAGTCCGGTCATACGACGCTGTACGTGCAGATGCCGGAGACGTTGGCGCTCAACGCCAACAGCCGGGTGCGCGTGCGCGACGTGTTCGTCGGCCGCGTCCGCAAGATCGAATTGGTCAACTGGGTGCCGACGCTGACGCTGGACCTGGAGCCCGGTGTCGAGCTGCCGAAGAACACCCTGGCCAAGATCGGGCAGACCAGCTTGCTGGGTTCGCAGCACATCGAGCTGAATCCGCCGGACGAAGGCCCGTCCAAGGAGATGCTGCGCAGCGGCGACACCATCCCGCTCGCGCAGTCGTCGGCCTACCCGACCATCGAGCGCACGCTGGCGGGTATCTCGGGCATCCTGACCGGTGGCGGTATCCCGAACATCGAGGTCATCCAGACCGAGGTGTTCAACATCCTCAACGGTCGTGGCGATCAGATCCGCGAGTTCCTGGGCCGGCTCGACACGTTCACCGATGAGCTCAACCAGCAGCGCGACGACATCTCCCGTGCGATCGATTCGACGGACCGGTTGCTCAACATCGTGGCGCAGCGCAATGACACGCTGGACCGCGTGCTGACCGAATTCCCGCCGCTGATCCAGCATTTCGCGGACACGCGGGATCTGTTCGCCGATGCGGTGACGGCCTTGGGCCGGTTGTCGGCGGCTGCCGACGAGACGCTGTCGGGCACCAACGCGAATCTGCACACCAACCTGCAGAACCTGCAGCGGCCGCTCAAGCAGCTGAGCCGGGCGGCCCCGTACCTGGTGGGCGCGCTCAAGCTGCTGCTGACGGTGCCGTTCAACATCGACAACATCCCGAAGGCCATCCGCGGCGACTACATCAACGTGTCGTTGAACCTGGACCTCACGCTGAGCTCGGTCGACAACGCGCTGTTGTCGGGAACCGGTGTGTCGGGCATGCTGCGGGCGCTGGAACAGGCCTGGGGCCGCGATCCGAACACGATGATCCCGGACGTCCGGTTCACGCCGAACCCGCACGACGTTCCTGGTGGCCCGCTGGTGGAAAGGGGGGAGTGA
- a CDS encoding prenyltransferase/squalene oxidase repeat-containing protein, with protein sequence MTAPLTTWLLDSDPALRWQVERDLLIEPPDVWESTRSRITTEGFGAQLLAKQDVDGQWAGGAFFPADFDMDGPEAAGGGQPWTATTWTLNTLREWGLDPAVLQERQTAELLEKNSRWEYNDEPYWRGEVDCCINAWTVANGVWLGADVTSVVDWFVEHQLPDGGWNCDWVEGSRRSSYHSTLNSLKGLLAYDTATGGTEATRAARRRGEEYLLQRGLFRRLSTGTPVETWVSTFAYPFRWTYNVLNAADYFRQSTELDGLWPDPRMADAIEMIRGARQPDGTWLQAGRQPGRVWFEVDVPAGEPSKWLTFFGARVLAWWDSVPEDQAGGRDS encoded by the coding sequence ATGACCGCGCCGCTGACCACCTGGCTCCTGGACTCCGACCCGGCACTGCGCTGGCAGGTCGAGCGCGACCTGCTGATCGAACCGCCCGACGTGTGGGAGTCGACGCGGTCACGGATCACGACTGAAGGATTCGGCGCACAGCTGCTGGCCAAACAGGATGTGGACGGTCAGTGGGCAGGCGGCGCGTTCTTCCCCGCCGACTTCGACATGGACGGACCCGAAGCCGCGGGTGGCGGGCAACCCTGGACCGCGACCACATGGACGCTGAACACGTTGCGGGAGTGGGGGCTTGACCCGGCAGTGCTGCAGGAGCGCCAGACTGCTGAGTTGTTGGAGAAGAACAGTCGCTGGGAGTACAACGACGAGCCGTACTGGCGCGGTGAAGTGGACTGCTGCATCAACGCCTGGACGGTGGCCAACGGTGTCTGGCTCGGCGCCGATGTCACGAGCGTCGTCGACTGGTTCGTCGAGCACCAACTCCCCGACGGCGGCTGGAACTGCGACTGGGTCGAAGGTTCCCGCCGCTCGTCGTACCATTCGACGCTCAATTCGCTCAAGGGGCTGCTCGCCTACGACACCGCCACCGGAGGGACCGAGGCGACGCGTGCCGCCCGCCGCCGCGGCGAAGAGTATCTGTTGCAGCGCGGGCTTTTTCGGCGGCTGTCCACGGGCACGCCGGTGGAAACGTGGGTCAGTACGTTCGCCTACCCGTTCCGGTGGACGTACAACGTGCTCAACGCGGCCGATTACTTCCGGCAGTCGACCGAATTGGACGGCCTGTGGCCGGACCCGCGGATGGCCGACGCGATCGAGATGATCCGGGGTGCCCGCCAACCCGACGGCACCTGGCTCCAGGCCGGGCGCCAGCCCGGGCGGGTGTGGTTCGAGGTCGACGTACCCGCAGGCGAACCGTCCAAGTGGCTAACGTTTTTCGGCGCTCGGGTGCTCGCCTGGTGGGACTCCGTACCGGAAGATCAAGCCGGCGGCCGTGACAGCTGA